The region TACTAAGCATGAGTTCGAGGGCAGTTTTCCGCGATTTTTTTACTGCTTCGTTGGATGTATTGATATGCATACCTTCATTCACAAATGTGGAACAAGAGGGCTGCATTGATTTCTTACCATTTTGCTCCACTTCCACCACGCATACGTAACATGAAGAGTTAGGTTTTAAACGCTCATCGAAGCAAAGCGTCGGGATTTGAATATCATGTTGCTTTGCCATCTCCAGTATGGTTTCATCGGCATTGGCAGTAGTATGTTTTCCGTTTAATATGATGTTGACTTTATCACTCATAGGTCTGAATTTGTCGGATTTATGAAACTAAAACAGCATCGAATTTACACTTACTGAAGCACTCTCCACAGCGAATACATTTGTCCTGATCTATAATATGGACTCCTTTTCGCTCACCGGAAATGGCTTCTGTGGGGCAAGCCTTAGCACATACGGTGCAGCCTGTACATTTTTCCGGATCAATTTCATAATGCAATAACTTTTTGCACACAGCAGCAGGACATTTCTTGTCGTTAATGTGTGCTTCATATTCATCTTTAAAATAGCGTATGGTTGTTAATACCGGATTTGGAGCTGTTTGCCCCAAGCCACAGAGTGAATTTTTCTTAACCTCCCCGCCAAGTTCTAGCAGCTTATCAATATCTTCTGGTTTTCCGTCGCCTTCGGTAATGCGCGTTAAAATTTCGAGCATACGTTTGGTTCCAATGCGGCAGAATGTACACTTCCCGCAGGATTCTTTTCGTGTAAAATCCAGGAAAAACCTGGCAACATCAACCATACACGTCGTTTCATCCATCACTACGAGGCCACCGGACCCCATAATGGCGCCTGTTGCTGTTACTGATTCATAATCGACTTTGGTATCGAGTAAATGAGCAGGAATGCATCCCCCTGAGGGTCCGCCCAACTGAACAGCTTTTAGTTTTTTGTTACCGGGTATTCCACCACCCAGTTTATACACCACATCTTCGATGGAAATTCCCATTGGCACCTCCACAAGGCCACCGCGAATAATTTTCCCGGCCAGTGCAAATACCTTTGTTCCTTTACTTTTTTCAGTGCCGTAAGTAGCATACTTTTCCGGGCCGTTGCTTATGATCCAGGGTATGTTGGCCAGTGTTTCGACATTGTTTATATTCGAGGGCTTTTCCCACAAACCTGATACAGCCGGAAAAGGTGGTCGCTTGCGTGGCATCCCCCGCTTACCTTCAATTGAAGCAATCAGTGCGGTTTCTTCTCCACAAACAAATGCACCTGCGCCCTCTTTTACATAAATATCGAAATCGAAACCCTCGATACCAAAACTGTTCTTTCCTAAATAGCCTTGATCATGCGCCTGCTGAATGGCCTTATTGAGCCGTTTAATGGCAAGTGGATACTCTGCCCGGCAATAAATTACGCCACCGGTGGCCTGCATTGCATAAGCGCCAATTATCATTCCTTCCAATACAGCATGCGGGTCACCTTCAAGCAATGAACGATCCATGAAAGCTCCGGGATCGCCCTCATCGGCATTGCAAATTATGTATTTTTCTTCTGACTTACTGTTAAAAGCAAATTTCCATTTTAATCCTGTAGGGAAACCACCTCCTCCGCGCCCACGCAAACCGGAATCTATGATGGTTTGTATTACTTTAGCAGGTTCAACGTTATTGTTAAAAAGATGCTTAATGGCCTGATAGCCACCTTGCGCTTCATATTCTTCAATTCTTTCGGGATCAATAACTCCACAATGCCGCAAAGCTATTCGCGTTTGATCATTCATAAAACCATTATGCGGAGTATCGAAGTTGGCTGTGTGCACCACGTATTTTTCTAACGGCACATTAAGTTTCAGATGACTGTGCAAAACATCTTCTATCAAGTCGGGTGTCATATCGCCGTAGAGATAAGTGCCGTCGGCATCTTTAACTTCTACAAGAGGCTCTTTATAGCACATACCAATACCACTTGTTTGCTGCAGATCAATTGGCAGCTGGTCTTGTTTTATAATGTTCTGAAGGTGTGTATGCACCTTACCAGCTCCGGCTGCTATTCCGGAACTACCTACATCAACTGTAACCTTAAGATTTTCCATAAATAAGTGGGGCTTTATATCAGATAAATGCTTATGTTAATTTTGCTCGCTTCGACGAATATCTTTTACAATTCTGGAAGCTTTTTTGCCATCAAGGTTGCCATAGGTTTCATCACCAATCATCATTACAGGAGCCAGGGAGCAACAGCCAAGACATGCTACTGATTCAAGTGTAAATAACATATCGTCGGTAGTTTCCCCGTCTTTTACACCCAGGGTTTCTTCCAGTGATTCGGTGATTTTCGTTGCATTCTGCACATGACAAGCTGTTCCGTGACAAACTTTGACAATATTTTTGCCCACAGGCTTCAGTCTAAACTGAGCATAGAAGGTTGCAACACCAAACATATCGTTCAATTGCAAACCAGTTTCATGTGCAATTTTTTCAAATGCAGCACGTGGCAAATAGCCGTAAATATCCTGTGTGCCCTGGAGCAAAGGAATCATATTGCCTTTTTTGTTTTTATATTTATCGATTAGTGGATCCAGTAAATTCAGATCGACCTGCTCTGAAGGTCCAGTTTGAGCAAGTTTTTGTGGGAGCCGTTGTACACGCATAGTTAGCTAACTTTAAAATCAAAAAAACCAATAACCAAAATTTCGCAATGTGAATTTAGGCAATGCCGATGATCTAAAAAACGACATAGATGTGTTTTTTCGCGAAATACGCTAATTTGAAAAGGTTTTAAATTACCGGACGAAAAACCGCTCTGCGATCGCCAATCCCTTCAACGAACGTAAAACCCTTCAAGTGGTCGCAGACCCTTGAAGCGGGTGGGTTTGTAAACCGGAAAGCGGTTGCTTTTTTTCACCATTCGTTACTTCATAACCGCTCGAAGGGTTTCAGCTGCGATAGCGCCGGTTCGAGGGTTAAATCTCATTCCTTCGAAATAGTGATAAATTTGTTTACGGTTTGCTTTAATACCTCTTCAGTAATTGGTTTCGCCAGGTAAGCGTCGAATATATCCGAAAACCGATCAATATCGTGTTCCTGAACGTAGGCAGATTGGGCTACAATTGGTAAACTGGGTTTTAATTGCTTTATTATTTTGGCTGCTTCATCGCCGGTTATTTTCGGCATTTTAATGTCCATTAAAACTAAGTTGATATCCGGATTTTTTTTGCAAATATCTACGGTTTCCTGGCCATCTTTGGCATGAATGAGGTTTACGTTAAGTGTAGTCAAATATTCTTCGATGAGAACAAAATTCAATTCTTCGTCCTCGGCTACTAAAATGGTTCCTGGGCCTGCATTTTGTACTGAACTGGACGTTGCTTTATCCGTTTTGTTAACCGGTTTAAACGGTATGGTAAAATAAAAGGTTGACCCTTTATTGGGTTTTGACTCCACCCAGATTTTTCCACCCATCATTTCTGCAAAACCTTTAGAAATAGAGAGCCCCAACCCAGTGCCTCCATAAAGTTTATTGATTGATTTATGTGCCTGCTGAAACCGTTCAAATATTATTTTTTGCTGATTAGGAGTCATACCAATTCCGGAATCTTTCACATAAAATTCTATTTCGGCGGGCTCACTGTCTGTTTTTACAGCATAACCCATTAAAACAGAACCTTCGTGGGTAAATTTGAGTGCGTTGGACAGTAAATTTGTAAATATCTGTGTGATCTTTGTTTTATCCGTATAAATAACTGACTGACCATTGCTTAATGGTTTTTTTGTTTTTAATGCAATATTTTGCTTTTCTGCCCCGGGTTTAAAAATCGAAAAGAGTTCCTCTATAACGTCGTTTATGTTAACCTTCGATATATTTAATTTTTCTTGTTTGGTATCAAGTGCAGAAATGGTAAGAATATCGCTAATAATGGCCACCAACTGCCTGCTGCTGTTTTGAATGATGGAAACAAATTTCTGCCGTTTTACATCATTCAATTCTGGTTTGTTCAACATACCAGAAAACCCTGATATGGCATTGAGCGGTGTTCTTATTTCATGCGACATATTTTGCAAAAAAGCTGTTTTCAGTCGGTCGCTCTCTTCGGCCTTTTCTTTGGCCTCTAGCAGCTCTTCATTTGCCTGCCTTAATTCTTCGTTAATCGCCTCATAATCTTTATTTTGTGCTCTAATTCTTTCATTGCGCTCGTGCAATAGTTTTTCTACCTTTTTTTGTCCGGTAATATTCTCTTTAATGGCTACAAAATTTGTGACAATTCCAGCATTATTCTCAACGGGTGAGATAACCGCTTTTTCCCAGTATGAATCTCCGTTTTTCTTTTTATTCAATATTTCGCCTTCCCAGTTTTTGCCTGAAAGAATGGTATCCCATAGCTCCTTGTAAAAGGCTGTATTATGATGGCCTGATTTTAATATATTGGGGTTCTTACCCATTGCCTCTTCAAAACTATAACCTGTTAATTCTGTAAAAAATGGATTTACATATTCAATAGCTCCTTCCCTGTTGGTTATCACTACCGAAACCGAGCTTTGCTCAACGGCTCTGGAAAGTTTAGTTACTTCATCTTCGCTCCTTTGACGATCGATAAACATACTTAATTCATGGGCAACCAATTCCATAATTTCAACGCTCGATTGATCGTAAACAGCAGTATTATCATAATTTTGAACGACAACAGCACCCAAAATTCGCTCCTCGATTTTTAATGGCACGCCTAGCCAGGTTTCAGCAGTAGTTCCAATAAGATCAATGGTCCCTGCTTCATGCA is a window of Salinivirga cyanobacteriivorans DNA encoding:
- a CDS encoding NADH-ubiquinone oxidoreductase-F iron-sulfur binding region domain-containing protein, with protein sequence MENLKVTVDVGSSGIAAGAGKVHTHLQNIIKQDQLPIDLQQTSGIGMCYKEPLVEVKDADGTYLYGDMTPDLIEDVLHSHLKLNVPLEKYVVHTANFDTPHNGFMNDQTRIALRHCGVIDPERIEEYEAQGGYQAIKHLFNNNVEPAKVIQTIIDSGLRGRGGGGFPTGLKWKFAFNSKSEEKYIICNADEGDPGAFMDRSLLEGDPHAVLEGMIIGAYAMQATGGVIYCRAEYPLAIKRLNKAIQQAHDQGYLGKNSFGIEGFDFDIYVKEGAGAFVCGEETALIASIEGKRGMPRKRPPFPAVSGLWEKPSNINNVETLANIPWIISNGPEKYATYGTEKSKGTKVFALAGKIIRGGLVEVPMGISIEDVVYKLGGGIPGNKKLKAVQLGGPSGGCIPAHLLDTKVDYESVTATGAIMGSGGLVVMDETTCMVDVARFFLDFTRKESCGKCTFCRIGTKRMLEILTRITEGDGKPEDIDKLLELGGEVKKNSLCGLGQTAPNPVLTTIRYFKDEYEAHINDKKCPAAVCKKLLHYEIDPEKCTGCTVCAKACPTEAISGERKGVHIIDQDKCIRCGECFSKCKFDAVLVS
- the nuoE gene encoding NADH-quinone oxidoreductase subunit NuoE encodes the protein MRVQRLPQKLAQTGPSEQVDLNLLDPLIDKYKNKKGNMIPLLQGTQDIYGYLPRAAFEKIAHETGLQLNDMFGVATFYAQFRLKPVGKNIVKVCHGTACHVQNATKITESLEETLGVKDGETTDDMLFTLESVACLGCCSLAPVMMIGDETYGNLDGKKASRIVKDIRRSEQN